A DNA window from Salarias fasciatus chromosome 23 unlocalized genomic scaffold, fSalaFa1.1 super_scaffold_20, whole genome shotgun sequence contains the following coding sequences:
- the lancl1 gene encoding glutathione S-transferase LANCL1 has protein sequence MDTRALKNPYADYDGTNAGAVFDSHGKLTEEFSHALCGKIKELLAVMEDGLRAADPRDCTVYTGWAGVSLLYLQLHDVFRDPSFLQRALEHVSRGLKCLTRRRDVTFLCGDAGPLAVAAAVYHRLQRPAEADECVTRLLRYHQAARGSAALPDEMLYGRMGYLYALAFVRRQLGEERVPLEYIQQISDAVLESGERFSRKIRIQNQSPLMFEWYQEQYVGAAHGLAGIYYFLMQPGLVSRPEPLQTLVKPSVDHVCRLRFPSGNYPPCVGDERDLLVHWCHGAPGVVYMLLQAHQVFGAPQYLEDALRCGEVVWRYGLLKKGYGLCHGAAGNAYAFLALYRRTQDPKHLYRACMFADWCMNYGKHGCRTPDTPYSLFEGMAGTIYFLADLLQPLKSRFPAFEL, from the exons ATGGACACGCGCGCTCTTAAGAACCCGTACGCGGACTACGACGGGACTAATGCGGGTGCAGTGTTCGACTCCCACGGAAAG CTCACAGAGGAGTTCTCCCACGCGCTGTGCGGAAAGATTAAGGAGCTGCTGGCTGTCATGGAGGACGGGCTGAGGGCTGCGGACCCGCGAGACTGCACCGTTTACACAGGCTGGGCAG GCGTCTCCCTGCTCTACCTGCAGCTCCACGACGTGTTCAGGGACCCGTCCTTCCTGCAGAGGGCGCTGGAGCACGTGAGCCGCGGCCTCAAGTGCCTGACGCGCCGCCGCGACGTCACCTTCCTGTGCGGCGACGCCGGGCCGCTGGCGGTGGCCGCCGCCGTCTACCACCGCCTGCAGCGGCCCGCGGAGGCCGACGAGTGCGTCACCAG GCTGCTGCGGTACCACCAGGCGGCGAGGGGCTCGGCGGCGCTGCCGGACGAGATGCTGTACGGCCGGATGGGCTACCTGTACGCCCTGGCGTTCGTCCGGAGGCAGCTGGGGGAGGAGCGCGTCCCGCTGGAGTACATCCAGCAG ATCAGCGACGCCGTCCTGGAGTCGGGCGAACGCTTCAGCAGGAAGATCCGCATCCAGAACCAGAGTCCGCTGATGTTCGAGTGGTACCAGGAGCAGTACGTGGGGGCGGCGCACGGCCTCGCCGGCATCTACTACTTCCTCATGCAG CCGGGCCTGGTCTCGCGGCCGGAGCCCCTCCAGACCCTGGTGAAGCCCAGCGTCGACCACGTCTGCCGCCTGCGCTTCCCCTCGGGGAACTACCCGCCGTGCGTCGGCGACGAGCGCGACCTGCTGGTGCACTGGTGCCACGGCGCGCCGGGCGTCGTCTACATGCTGCTGCAGGCCCaccag GTTTTCGGCGCGCCGCAGTACCTGGAGGACGCGCTGCGCTGCGGCGAGGTGGTGTGGCGCTACGGCCTGCTGAAGAAAGGCTACGGCCTGTGTCACGGCGCGGCGGGGAACGCCTACGCCTTCCTGGCTCTCTACCGCCGCACGCAGGACCCCAAGCACCTGTACCGAGCCTGCATG TTCGCAGATTGGTGCATGAACTACGGGAAGCACGGATGCCGAACGCCGGACACGCCGTACTCGCTGTTTGAAG GCATGGCGGGAACCATCTACTTCCTGGCCGACCTGCTGCAGCCGTTAAAATCCAGGTTCCCGGCCTTCGAGCTGTAG